A stretch of DNA from bacterium:
GTTCATTGGCGTTACAGACCAAAGTAATCTTGGCAATAACGCTGGTAAACCAACAGTTTGCCCAACATTTATGGTATCTACAGTGGAAACTATTGTATATCCTATTGCATCCCACTTTGTTTTCTCATTCCATAAATAGCAATAAGCGATGAGTGTATCTTGTACGAAATGAGGTGGAATGGTCACTTTTGTGGTGAACTTTGCCTGATGATTTATGGTAATATTTTTTTGGATAACTAATTTCCCTTTTTCAGTCTTGATGATAACACTCCCTTTTGCAGGTCGTTTTCTATCCAGTGTTCCTGTAATTCGAATTTGAGGTTTAGATTTTATGGTCCGCGTTCCCTCTAATTGAACTATATCGTGAGGGAATGAAAGTTGTGTACCCGGATCACCTAACAAGACATAGGTAGCAGAAATATCAGGTAGTTTAATTTCTTGTTTCGCATTAATAAAAATATCACCAAGACGTCGAACATTCTTTTTAAACATCTGCGTGAACATTGCCCGGTCAAATGCATCGTTGGAAGAAACATAGCTTCGCCAAGTAGCGCTAATCACCGCTATCGCACCAGCGTTCGGTGTTTTTAGTAACACTTCACCAAGGCTATCATTATCAATATTATCAAAAACGCCGGTATAACAAGTTAAAGCGATTACTAATGGATATTTTCCATAGTTTTTCAATTGCAATATATTTTTTACTCCAAAAAAATCACGGTTATCTGGAACGACTTCTACTCCATGTCGCTCTAAATCCATGCGACCGCTTTCCCAAACATATCCGCCGCCATGCCCAGTAAAATGAAGTATGATTCGTCCTTCGTTAATATTTTCAACAATATCTTCCGTTCGATATTTATAATCCGGTGAACCACTTGATGGATATCTGCGATATACTTCATAATATGATGGCACATACGATTTCGCTAATTCTTCACTAATCCCTTCAAACATCGGTTCTGGACTCGCTAAAAAGAATATCTTTTGACGCCATTGACCAAAGTTCGGCTTCTGTTCGTATTGAATAATTTTATTTACTACATTAGTTACTTCTTCAATCGAATGCGCAGAAATCCTACCAATTGCCATTTCCGGTTTTGTTTCATCTTCGCCAACCGCGACAAACCAGTTATCTGACGCTGCTGCACCCATATATGTTGCCCAATAATACGTAGGAATATATAACCGAGCATGCGCTAGATTCATATTTCCGCGTAAATCAACACTAACATCACCGACGAGTAAAACATATCGCGGTCGTGGTTGCCAGTTGTAATAGGCATACTTGAGAAAAGACTTAATTGCTTTCGCATCAACTAATCCATAGTTGAAAGTATCATAAACTTCTGATGTTTTGACACATTTTACCGTTAATCCGGTCTTCTTACGCCATGCTAACAACGGTTGAATTGCAGGATAAAAATCATCGTGCGTTATAACCAGATATTCCGCACCACTTGTATCTTGTGTTAAATCGTAATACATTATTTTTTCGATTTTAACCGGAGATTTTTTCTGCCTATCAGTTAGAGCAATGTAATGAACCGAACTCGATTCGTTATATAGTGTAAATTGTGCTTTAAAAGAACTTGAAGAATCAAGTGAACTTATTGTAATTGCAGGTATTATTACTTTCTTGTGAGTAATATCATATACATTAATATGTGGATTCGTAAACCCTCGAATTTCATGTTGGCTGGTAACTATATCATAGTTCATATTTATTGCGCTAAATACTAATTCATCGTTGGTTGCAATAAATGATTTCCAATAACTTAATTGAAATTGAACCATATAGATAACATCAATATCAGATGCTTGCCCAGTTGGATCACCAGATTTTCCAGGTAACGATATTTGCAATACATTATTCCCTGCCTTAAAAAAATTCATCGGAACCGTATTACATTGATAAGTATGTTTTGCCCGACCATACCACCGAGTTTCACCAACTCGATTTCCGTTTAATCCAATAACAACATAATGGTTTCCATACGAGACTCCTTGAAATACTATAGATAGTGAACAGAATAATGTTGGAGCTAAAATGGGATGGGTGATAGTAAACTGAAATGGATAATCATTCACCGGCGCAGCTATTTCCCGCCAATACCATAGATTTTGCTGCTCTTCTGTTTGTCCAGCAGCGGTTCGTGAATAAATAAAGGTTTCCTTACGAAATTGAGTATCTCTAAACATTGTTTTAGTCGAGAAAGAGATACTGGTTGCAAGCAAATGAGTTTGTTCTATATTCCAGCGTAATCCGGTTGATTTTCCCCAGGTTAAATAATAGACATTGGTATCAGAATATTCATCAGGTTCACCATCCGAATTACGATTTTTCTCGCCATAAAATTCAATATAATCATTGGTTCCATCTAAGGTATAGCGGGTTGTAAACTCAGCGCTACACAATATTGGGATTTCTCTCCCTCGATTCCAGAGCTGAATACTGTGAGGAGTAACCTGACTTAAATTACAACCGGCATCTGCTAAATCTCGATATCCGATTCGATAGATTCCATCTTCATCAATATAAATTTTACATAATTCGGTCGGACCCGACCCTACTCCATACAAACCCCAAGCTACTGAACACAGTAATAGCATTATTCCTATACCTACTAGTATTATTTTATTAGTTAAGCGCTCTCTTCTATATTGTTTCATAAAATCGTCTTTCTACTCCTCTGTTTTTGGATCTGCCTCATTATAATGTGGTGTTACTGGAGCTACCAGTTCCCGAGCCGCAGCAAATCGTTTGCTATATTCATTCCATAAATTTATTGTTATGACTAACGGAATTGTTCGGTAAGCACCCGAGATAGCAAATTGTGCATTCCATTTCATTTGATTATTCGGTACCAAAAAGGAAGATATTAAATCACCTGATTGTGTCCGAAGCTGAATGATTCCTCGTGTAAACTCATTTGCCCACATTCCACTCCCATCGGTTACCGAAATTATTCCTAGGTCCGATGTGGTTGTTTCGATTCGTTCGATTTTACATGGTATCGGCTCTGGAATTGAGATTAGTAATCCAGGGTCACCTAATAAAGTATATAAATTATTTATCTCTTCGTTATTAACTTCTCGTTTAGCATCTAAAAATGCATCTCCGAGTCTTATTGGAGTAGTTGATTGAAATATTCGACGTAAAAATGCTTTATCAAACATTTCAAAACTAGCTTGTGAAACTCGATAGGTACCTCCAACACAGGCAATTGCACCAGCTTTATCGACTTTTAATAATGCTTCCCCTATTCCATCTGACCACATGGAATCAAATTCGTTTGCATAACAAGTCATCAAAATAACTAACGGATATTTCTTTTTATTTTGTAACTTGGTTATATGTCTTACACCGAAAAATCCGCGATCTTTATATCCGACAGTTTCGGGTTGTCCTTCTTCACCCGGTCGGCCAACATCCAAATGAAACGGACTCGCATGACCAGTAAAATGAACCAACCAAGCTCCTTCATTAAACCATTCTATCACATTTTGCGGTGTAATAACTACCGATTCAATGGTTTCCGGCGTTGCATAGCGCGGTAAAGAATTCATCTGATTGGGTACAACATGTTTCATCAACTCAAGATTGATTTGGTCAGTCCATTCCCGTGGAGTTGCTAGAAATAATACTGATTGACGCCAGGGACCAAATTCTGCTTGCAATTCATATTCCAAAATTTTATTGATTACCGCTTCTGTTTCTGATACCGAATGCGATGGGATTCGACCTATTGCGAGTTCCGGTATCGAATCTTCTCCTTCTAAACAAACATACCAGTTATCACTAGCAGCATATCCCGCTGACGATGCAAAATAATGCATCGGGATATATGTTCGCCCCTCAGCTAAATTTAAGCTTCCTTTCATATCCCAACTCGCATCCCCAACTAAGAGAACATATTTCAATCGGGGGGATTTCCAGTGGTGATAAGCATAGAATAAAAAATCACGAATCGCTTGCGGATTGATTATTCCGAAATTAAATTCATTATAGATATCTTCAATATTAACGAGTTCAGCCAATAACCCTTGTTGTTTTCGCAATTCGACTAAAGGCTTCAAAATTTCATTAAATTCTGATGGAGAAATAATGATATACTCTGCTGATATTTCAGGATTCCGCCATTTACCAATCCATTGTTTCTCTATTCGAAACGGGGTTTTAATCCGATTTTCAGTGCACGCGAAATAAGATTGCGGTAAATCGGCTTTTTCAGGTTCAAAATAGGCAAAATAAGTCGTTTGTTTTAACAAACCCAATTTGGGTATTACTATCGGTTCGTATTTAGTAGTATTAGAGAGATTATATATACAAATATTCGGGTAGGTAAAATTTTTTATTCGTAATCCGGAAGGAAAAGTATGCTGCAAATCTTTATCTGAGAGTTGAAATTGAATATCATTATTGGTTGCGACTAGCTGTTGCCAACAATCTATTTCAAACCAAGAAAGAAAAACTACATCGATTTCCGACGCTAAATGTTTCGGGTCGCCCTCTTTACCTGGCAACGATATTTCTAACGAATTACTTCCGACCTTAAAATATCCTATTGGGACAGAATCATTGGTATAAAGGAACTCGGTTGCTCCATCCCATCGTATTTCACCGAGAGGATATCCATTTAAAGAAATCACGACATAGTGGTCTGGATTTTGCGGTAACCGCGATACACCAAAAAATTTTATACGAACGCTACACTGCTTTGTAGTATCGCTACTTAACGATGGAACCGTGAACAGTAATTTTTTCTTCGTTGGTGCAGCAAGTTCCATCCAAAACCATCGTTCAGCAGCATCAATATTTACCCAACGGGAATGGATGAATTTTTCTTCCCGATGAATCTTATTGAGATAATCTATTTCAGATTGTGCTTTGATAATGCCATTCCATTTTGACTGCGGTTTTCCAATTACCCTATACCACTGCGGAGATAAATTGGGATTTGTCCAATGTAAAAAGTAAACGTTCGTATCCGTATATTCATCATAGTAAGCTGTTGAACCACGATTGAATGTTCCATAGAATTCGAGATAATCATTTTTATTCCATTGACTTGATTTTGTGGTTCCCGCGGAAAAATATACTGGAATACATTTTCCTCTGTTAGTTAATCGAATTTTGGTTGGATTGATTTCTAACGGATTAATTCCTGCATCAAGTAGATCGAAATAGGTTATTCGATACAGTCCATCTTCATCAACGAAAATTTTTACTACGTTTTCTAAATTTGGCTGTTTCGCTGGTAGTCCTAAAATGAGACTAACTATAGATAAAAAAAACGACACAACAATTATACTGCGGTTTAATTTCATTTTTAAAAACTAAAAGTCAGAAGTAAGATGGTATTAGTCATAATAATCTGTTCTTTAAACTCTGCCATCTTATATCTTTTAGTGCCGTTCGATATCTAGTAAGTGTGGATTATTCATAAAATACTCAACGTTATCCTGCATAGATTTATTCAATGGAATCCGTGGTTTAAATCCTAACTCATTTTTTGCTTTTTCGAAATCGCATAGTAAAATATCTACTTCAGCGGGACGATACCGACTCTTATCGATTGCAATTTCAACTTCCACGTCACAAGCTTTTGCTGCCAGTTTAACCAGATTCTCAATCGTTATCCCAAACCCATGACCAAGATTATACGGTTCGCCTCGTTTCGCTTTTTCTACCGCCAGGAGATATCCTTGGATAATATCACGGACATCCGAAAAATCTCGAATCGGATTCGGATTACCAATGGTAACGGTTTTAGTTTTTCGTAATTTAGCGCGAGCGATCTGTCGGGCAACGACTGAAGTCACAAATTGGAGTCCGCGTCGCGGACCTTCGTGGTTAAATGTTCTCGTCAATACTACCGGAGTTCCAAACGCTTTATAATGACACTGGGCTATTAATTCTCCGGCTACCTTTGAAACCGCATATGGCGATTGTGGTCGTAACGGATTCGTTTCTTTAATCGGCACCTCGTTCGGATAAACCAATCCATATTCTTCTGAGGAGCAAGCGATATGAATTGCTTGAATATTTGCCCGGGTTTGACGACTTGCTTCTAACACGTTTGCGGTGCCAATAATATTAGTTTCATAGGTTTCT
This window harbors:
- a CDS encoding C25 family cysteine peptidase, with product MLLLCSVAWGLYGVGSGPTELCKIYIDEDGIYRIGYRDLADAGCNLSQVTPHSIQLWNRGREIPILCSAEFTTRYTLDGTNDYIEFYGEKNRNSDGEPDEYSDTNVYYLTWGKSTGLRWNIEQTHLLATSISFSTKTMFRDTQFRKETFIYSRTAAGQTEEQQNLWYWREIAAPVNDYPFQFTITHPILAPTLFCSLSIVFQGVSYGNHYVVIGLNGNRVGETRWYGRAKHTYQCNTVPMNFFKAGNNVLQISLPGKSGDPTGQASDIDVIYMVQFQLSYWKSFIATNDELVFSAINMNYDIVTSQHEIRGFTNPHINVYDITHKKVIIPAITISSLDSSSSFKAQFTLYNESSSVHYIALTDRQKKSPVKIEKIMYYDLTQDTSGAEYLVITHDDFYPAIQPLLAWRKKTGLTVKCVKTSEVYDTFNYGLVDAKAIKSFLKYAYYNWQPRPRYVLLVGDVSVDLRGNMNLAHARLYIPTYYWATYMGAAASDNWFVAVGEDETKPEMAIGRISAHSIEEVTNVVNKIIQYEQKPNFGQWRQKIFFLASPEPMFEGISEELAKSYVPSYYEVYRRYPSSGSPDYKYRTEDIVENINEGRIILHFTGHGGGYVWESGRMDLERHGVEVVPDNRDFFGVKNILQLKNYGKYPLVIALTCYTGVFDNIDNDSLGEVLLKTPNAGAIAVISATWRSYVSSNDAFDRAMFTQMFKKNVRRLGDIFINAKQEIKLPDISATYVLLGDPGTQLSFPHDIVQLEGTRTIKSKPQIRITGTLDRKRPAKGSVIIKTEKGKLVIQKNITINHQAKFTTKVTIPPHFVQDTLIAYCYLWNEKTKWDAIGYTIVSTVDTINVGQTVGLPALLPRLLWSVTPMNNKDIRDIIVSVSIDNDRKAKQIMEDGDRFYQQKDMLNALLKYSEAFQYGCRDLKMIQRLAKLSVPIETFETATAVQLKNWHWSDKSKIIGHYLSTTYAHRGKKSELIDLVYPIPGWVDYWGKEVVIPLRGPIGVRLFVRGTTESKVELNATVTYNGKHNEAFCSQAYSISSNWIELKINDLYQIAKKRALSQKDISGDIRVYPDLFVSYRSVDDVHCWDIDNMHIVYLGINTRGRNVQLYVDDIELFFPPNKLKVYLKNNQ
- a CDS encoding C25 family cysteine peptidase gives rise to the protein MSFFLSIVSLILGLPAKQPNLENVVKIFVDEDGLYRITYFDLLDAGINPLEINPTKIRLTNRGKCIPVYFSAGTTKSSQWNKNDYLEFYGTFNRGSTAYYDEYTDTNVYFLHWTNPNLSPQWYRVIGKPQSKWNGIIKAQSEIDYLNKIHREEKFIHSRWVNIDAAERWFWMELAAPTKKKLLFTVPSLSSDTTKQCSVRIKFFGVSRLPQNPDHYVVISLNGYPLGEIRWDGATEFLYTNDSVPIGYFKVGSNSLEISLPGKEGDPKHLASEIDVVFLSWFEIDCWQQLVATNNDIQFQLSDKDLQHTFPSGLRIKNFTYPNICIYNLSNTTKYEPIVIPKLGLLKQTTYFAYFEPEKADLPQSYFACTENRIKTPFRIEKQWIGKWRNPEISAEYIIISPSEFNEILKPLVELRKQQGLLAELVNIEDIYNEFNFGIINPQAIRDFLFYAYHHWKSPRLKYVLLVGDASWDMKGSLNLAEGRTYIPMHYFASSAGYAASDNWYVCLEGEDSIPELAIGRIPSHSVSETEAVINKILEYELQAEFGPWRQSVLFLATPREWTDQINLELMKHVVPNQMNSLPRYATPETIESVVITPQNVIEWFNEGAWLVHFTGHASPFHLDVGRPGEEGQPETVGYKDRGFFGVRHITKLQNKKKYPLVILMTCYANEFDSMWSDGIGEALLKVDKAGAIACVGGTYRVSQASFEMFDKAFLRRIFQSTTPIRLGDAFLDAKREVNNEEINNLYTLLGDPGLLISIPEPIPCKIERIETTTSDLGIISVTDGSGMWANEFTRGIIQLRTQSGDLISSFLVPNNQMKWNAQFAISGAYRTIPLVITINLWNEYSKRFAAARELVAPVTPHYNEADPKTEE
- a CDS encoding GDP-mannose 4,6-dehydratase; translated protein: MIDKKYLIDPEHLDEYLKHFPNYEQEMQKDLVDKTFWKGKRVFITGITGFVGGHLVEKLLELECNVYGLIRRHSVPDYPNLAKTLNQIQLVEGNLTDINSIIAAFNLTQPEVVFHLGAQSFVPTSFRAPIETYETNIIGTANVLEASRQTRANIQAIHIACSSEEYGLVYPNEVPIKETNPLRPQSPYAVSKVAGELIAQCHYKAFGTPVVLTRTFNHEGPRRGLQFVTSVVARQIARAKLRKTKTVTIGNPNPIRDFSDVRDIIQGYLLAVEKAKRGEPYNLGHGFGITIENLVKLAAKACDVEVEIAIDKSRYRPAEVDILLCDFEKAKNELGFKPRIPLNKSMQDNVEYFMNNPHLLDIERH